AGCCAATACCCCACCAGTCAATTTCACTCGCTGACTTCTTCTCTGCATATTTAGGACTACGTACGAACTGCAGTGTAAGCAGTGTAGCAATCACACCGATTGGAATATTAATGTAGAAGATATATGGCCATGCGAAGTTATCTACGATATAACCACCCAAAGGAGGACCGAGGGTAGGTCCGATGATCACACCCAAACCGTAGATGGCCTGTGCCATACCACGTTTTTCAGGAGGGTAGCTTTCAGTGATAATCGTTTGAGAAGTTACCAGCAGTGCACCACCGCCTAAACCTTGTATGAAGCGGAACAATACCAGTTCCCACAATGTGTGTGCGTTACCGCAGAGGAAGGAGGAAATGGTAAAGATTATTATGGAAACTGCGAAGTAGTTACGTCTACCGAACTGTTGTGACAACCAGCTGGTCATCGGAACCACGATTACGTTACCAATCGCATACGCTGTGATCACCCAACCGATCTCACTCAAGGTAGCTCCCATATTTCCGCGCATATCATTCAGGGCCACGTTCACGATGGTGGTATCCACGATCTCCAGCAAGGCGCAAAAAATGGCAGTGATTGTAATGATGACCCTGCGGGCACCATATTCTACCAGATTCTCTTGTTGCATGATGTTGAATTATTTTATAGTGATCAATCCGCAGATGTTCAATTACGAATTACAGCCAAGCGATATTTATATCCAGTCTGAAGTACTAATGTGAGTCCTTTCCCGTAATTCGTAATTGATCACCGGCGATTGAAAAATTAGTCGAGGTGAACATCCACCAACACGTTCATACCTGGGCGGAGTTGTTTAACTTCCGGTTGTGCAGATGCATTGACGAATTCGATCTTTACAGGCAGACGTTGTACCACTTTCACGAAGTTACCAGAAGCGTTATCCGGAGGCAGCAGTGCGAAACGGGAACCGGTAGCAGGTGAGAAGGAAGCTACTTTCGCTTTCAGCGTTTTACCCGGGAAAGCGTCTACATGTACTTCTACTTCCTGACCTGGCTTCATTTTATCCAGCTGAGTTTCCTTGAAGTTAGCAACTACCCATATATCATTGGATAATACTACGCTGAAAAGGGATTGACCAGCCTGCACCAGCTGACCTGGCTGTACATAAATTTTTGACAGTTCACCATCTTCAGGAGCGAGGATGATCGTATAGCTCAGTTGCAATTTTGCATTGTCTATTTCTGTCTGACGTTCTTTGATAATCGCTTTGGCAGCATTGATAGATTCAGCAGTAGCATTTGCCTGGGAACCAACAGCGCTGGTCTGGCGGGAAGCAACTTCTTTCTGCTCCTGCAATACTTTCAGCTGACGTTCAGCAGTCTGCTTGGTAGCCAGTGCCTGCTCATATTGTTGCTGAGTGATAGAGTGATCTTTGATCAGGTTGTTGTAACGTTCGTAGTCCTGGTTTGCACGCCATACGTTTACTTCAGCAGCTTTGATCTGTGCATCTACAGCACCGATGTTAGCAGAAGAAGAAGCGATGTTGGAACGGGCGGCAGTAGTATTAGCAGTAGCTACAGATACCTGTGCTTCAGCTGCAGCCAGAGCGGCTTCAGCCTGTGCCAGTTTGATCTTAAGATCACTGTCATCGAGGATAACGAGGGTGTCGCCTTTCTTAACTTTCTGGTTATCTTTTACACGTACTTCTTTCACATAACCGGTTACACGAGGGATAACAGGGCTCACGTTTGCTTCAACCTGAGCGTTATCTGTTTCTTCGTGGTGTTGACCATGAATATATTTAGTGATACCAAATGCACCACCACCAATTACCAACACGGCCAAAACGATGATGAAGGTGGAGTTCTTTTTCTTAGGCGCTTGATTTGATTGCGTTTCCATATAATGCGATATATGATATTAATAAGTTGTTACTGAGATAATTATTTACCGGTTGTAGTTGTGGTGCCGGTCGTTGTAGTTCCTTCTGTACCTGCTTCATTCAGCACACCTGCTGTTTCCAGTAATCTGGAATAAGCAACCATAGCATCTGCTTTTGCGAACGCATAGTTCAGTTTTGCCTGTATATTAGCTACGTCAGCTTCGAGCAGATCGGTAGTAGTAGCGAGGTTATTTTCCTGCTTGTTCTTTACGATCTTGTAATTCTCTTCGGCCTGGTCGATGGCCTTCTGGTACATATCGATCTTCTTCTGGTTTACCAGGTAGTCCTGATAGGCTCTGTTAATGCTGATGTGAATGTCATCCTTCAGCATCTCTTCATTTACACGTACCTGCGCCAGCTGGATCTTTGCATCATCAACTTTCACACTGTTTTTCCAGAGGGAAGAAATATTGTATTTTATGCCTACACCTGCATTCACGGCATTGGTTACTGAGAAAGCATTAGGAATAGTCAGCGCTACATAACCACCCGTGATGGCTACGGAAGGATAATATCCACCTTTTGCAGCTTTCACACCTGCGGTAGCAGCTTTTTCACGAGCCTGCAGTGCAGCGTTGTCTGTACGATTGGTCATTGCTATCTGCTCCCATTCTGCTACACCTTTACCATTTGCTACCACACCCTGGTCGTAAGTATCGGTTACCGCTTCCAGATCAGTGCTTTCCGGAATACCCACCAGCAGGTCCATTGTGATGCTTGCAATTTTCAGGTTACTTTCTGCTTCCAGGAGGGATACATCTACGTTTGATTGCTGCAGTTGTACTTTCAGCAGGTCGTTTCTTGCTACCAGCCCGTTCTTTTCGAGGTTGGTAAAGTCTGTTACACGCTGTTCCTGTTGTCTCAGGTTTTCTTTTACCAGTGCTACAGCCTGCTGTGCTTTGTACAGGTTGCTGTATGCATTGATAGTATTCTGGATCACTGCTTCACGATCTTTCACTGCATCCAGTCTTGCTGCTTCTGCCAGGTATTTGGCAGATTCTTTCTGGCTCTGTATCATGAAACCGGAGAAAACCGGGATAGATACACTCGCCATAGCGTAGGCGAGAGAGTTTACTTTAGGAAAAGAACTACCGCTACCAGAGCTATCGCTGCTACCACCCAGGAGTGGACCGTATATGTTTGGTGAATTGATTCTGAGGTAGGAACCAGATACACTGGCTTCTGGTAATTGCGCGTTTTTAGCTTCTTTTACTGAGGACAAAGCCGCATCTATTTTTGTTTGGCTGAGCTTCAATTGTTTGCTGTTCTGAATACTAAGCGATATGGCTTCCTTCAATGACAGGGTTCTCTTTTCCTGCGCCTGACTGCCAAGGTATGACAGCGTCAACAATACTCCCACTGTCAGAGACCATAATCGCCTGTATGTGCTATTAAGCTTCATGGATAAGAATGGCTTTTAACAATTTTTTTAAATGATTACTGATATGTATAACAAGATGCTGCTGTAATTGATCATCTGTAAGATGTTCAAGCCCGGAAATTCTGGCAAAATGATGCCTGGTCGACATTATATGGTTGGTTGTACCTATCAGCGTATTGACCATCATCAATATGTCGGCTTCCTCATTGAACACCCCTTTTTCCTGCCCTGCCTTGATAAAGGCGCTGATGATACCATACACTTCCATTTTATTCTGGTGGATCAGGTCGTTCACCCCGAGATCAGCCTGAATCTGCGCGCGCATCATCATCAGATTAAAACAGGGATTATTGAAGATCCGTCCAACATATGTCTCCACCAGCCTGTCAAAGCGGATTTCGAATGTAAGTGACTCATCCGTCAGCACAGTTTCCAAAAGTGATTTCCAACCAACGATCCTTTTCAGAAAAATGGCTTCAATCAATTTTTCCTTTGAACCGAAGTAGTAAGAAATCATCGCGATGTTCACATCGGCGGCATGAGCAATATCCCTGACAGAGGTTCCGTGGAACCCCTGGGAGGCGAACAGCTGTTCTGCTGCATCCAGGATTGCTAATTGCTTGTGATTGTATTCCATCTTCTAACGAATTGTGGGTACAAAGTTAAACAAACATTTAATTTAATCAAACGATCGTTTAAATATTTCGTGAAAAAGTGTGCTTTTAAGCAGATTTTAAGGTCGTTAAGGCAAATGCAGGTTAATATAATATAAC
This Chitinophaga sancti DNA region includes the following protein-coding sequences:
- a CDS encoding HlyD family secretion protein, with the protein product METQSNQAPKKKNSTFIIVLAVLVIGGGAFGITKYIHGQHHEETDNAQVEANVSPVIPRVTGYVKEVRVKDNQKVKKGDTLVILDDSDLKIKLAQAEAALAAAEAQVSVATANTTAARSNIASSSANIGAVDAQIKAAEVNVWRANQDYERYNNLIKDHSITQQQYEQALATKQTAERQLKVLQEQKEVASRQTSAVGSQANATAESINAAKAIIKERQTEIDNAKLQLSYTIILAPEDGELSKIYVQPGQLVQAGQSLFSVVLSNDIWVVANFKETQLDKMKPGQEVEVHVDAFPGKTLKAKVASFSPATGSRFALLPPDNASGNFVKVVQRLPVKIEFVNASAQPEVKQLRPGMNVLVDVHLD
- a CDS encoding TolC family protein, with the translated sequence MKLNSTYRRLWSLTVGVLLTLSYLGSQAQEKRTLSLKEAISLSIQNSKQLKLSQTKIDAALSSVKEAKNAQLPEASVSGSYLRINSPNIYGPLLGGSSDSSGSGSSFPKVNSLAYAMASVSIPVFSGFMIQSQKESAKYLAEAARLDAVKDREAVIQNTINAYSNLYKAQQAVALVKENLRQQEQRVTDFTNLEKNGLVARNDLLKVQLQQSNVDVSLLEAESNLKIASITMDLLVGIPESTDLEAVTDTYDQGVVANGKGVAEWEQIAMTNRTDNAALQAREKAATAGVKAAKGGYYPSVAITGGYVALTIPNAFSVTNAVNAGVGIKYNISSLWKNSVKVDDAKIQLAQVRVNEEMLKDDIHISINRAYQDYLVNQKKIDMYQKAIDQAEENYKIVKNKQENNLATTTDLLEADVANIQAKLNYAFAKADAMVAYSRLLETAGVLNEAGTEGTTTTGTTTTTGK
- a CDS encoding TetR/AcrR family transcriptional regulator, yielding MEYNHKQLAILDAAEQLFASQGFHGTSVRDIAHAADVNIAMISYYFGSKEKLIEAIFLKRIVGWKSLLETVLTDESLTFEIRFDRLVETYVGRIFNNPCFNLMMMRAQIQADLGVNDLIHQNKMEVYGIISAFIKAGQEKGVFNEEADILMMVNTLIGTTNHIMSTRHHFARISGLEHLTDDQLQQHLVIHISNHLKKLLKAILIHEA